Sequence from the Flavobacteriales bacterium genome:
GAGGTTGAAGCAATCAAAAGATCTAGAAGTTGTATCGTTAACAAACATTGCCATTCCATCAATCTTTGCAAAAGAAGCCTGCAAATCATAAGAAAGGTTTGAGCTAACGGTTCCTTTAACACCTAGCTCCCCATGCATCGAGGCTGTATTTTGCAAACGGAGATTTGGAGAAGAGAAACGATTCTCTAACACGGAACCCCTAAATCCTTGTCTTGTAACATTACCTCCTAAATTGAAATAAGGAATAACGATGTTATCAAAGACGTCGTAACTAAATTTAATAATTGGATAAAACTTCATATTGGCGGACTCATCAGCCACCTGAGCTATAAAGATATCGAACCCATACTCGAACCGAAGACGATCTTTATCCGTCACTGCAGTAGCCTTTATATCGAACAATGTATTAACCGACGAATCTACAAACGAAGAGAGCCCATAGGTTTTAGAAGTTATTACCGCCCTTGCAATAGTAGAATTAGATATTGGAGAAACTACAAAACCCGTTATATCGAATATATTTTCGGATGTAGATCTAATATCATCCGACAGTCTGCTTTTATAATTCAGGTAATCGAAATTAATTCCAAAATGCAGTCCAGTAGAATCTTGGTGGAAAGTTTTAAACCCTGCATTAGCTCCGATTTCGTCATAACGTTGATTTAGGTCAACCGTGTTCTCTATATCAAGGCTAGGAGAACGGTAATACTGATAGCCGTCTAAACCATAGTTCAATCCAAGATCTAAGGTATGTTGCTTGTTTATAAATTTCTTTCCAAAAACATCAATACGCGAATTATTAAACTGCCGTGTTTCACTGTCTCTACTCGACAAATGATCGAGGTTTGTACCGAATGAATAATTCTTATCTCTAACAGTAGTGTAGTTAGCTTGTCCTAAAAAAGTAGAATAATTACCTCCAGCTATTTTTGCATACCCATTATATATTTGTGCAATCGGTTCGCCCTTAATCCTTGCCGCATTTATTGGCATCACCTTCAAATTAATCGGTTTCTTTTGATTAAGAAGACTGTATTCCATGTCTGGTTTTATATAAACCGAATCTGTTATAGAAGGATAATCATTGATTTTTTTCGCATCTGTAATGGTAGGTTTATAAGCCTCCACAACGTATACAACACCCTTATGCAATCCACTCGTCGCCTCATCTCCTTGAGCAAATAAACTAATCGAACTCAATAAGGTTAAGCCCACCAAAAGTATATGTGTAAATCTATTCTCCATCTACGCTTTCAGTTTTGATCTGTTCTTCAACCTTCTCCTCTACTTTCTTTTCAATTACTATTGGAGCTACTACCTTTTCAACAGGAACTATTACCTTCTCTTCAATCACAGCTTTAGGAGTAACTTCTTCTTTTACTTCCTCAACCTTCTCTTCTACTTTCTTCTCGATAACAACTGGAGCAACTGCCTTTCCAACTGGAACTATTACCTCTTCCTTTATTACTGCTTTGGGAGATTCTTTCTTCTTTGGAATTTCAATCTCCTCTTCTTCTTCATCATCAAAAAGATCACTTCCCTCAAACTCCACATCATCAATTATTTCTACTACTGGCTTCTCTCTTTCTTTCGCTTCTCTCTCAACAATAGCAATTAGTTTGTTTTGAGCCTCTACTAATAAAAGAGAATCTGCGGTGTTCTCAATTACACTTTCCAAAAGGTATTTTCCATTCATCGCATCATCTTTCACCATATATATGTCAGACAATAACACCAACCCCTTCGATACCCAATAGCCATAAGAAGGCACTTGATTTATTAACTGCGTGATTGAAGAATCTGCTAGGTCGTAATCTTTTTGCAAAAACTGGATATAGGCCACATTGAATTGCGCCTCGGCGCCCATGGCAGTTTTATAATGATCGGTAGTGAATTTAAACTCCTTCATTGCTAAGCTGAAATCGTCTGTCGCCAAGGCCGATTTAGCAATAGTAATATGACATTCTTCGATTAATTCTTGAGTGATCTTATCTGTACCAAGAAGCAAATTCCCTAGGGCTATTGCAACATCATATTTCTCTAATTTAAAGCCAGCTCTCATTTGGCCTATTTTAGCAGCCAACACGTTTTCATTGTATTCTGCTTTGTGTTCTAGTTCTATATATTGATCGTTCGCTTCATTATAGAAAGCCAAATCGAAATTAATATCAGCACTTCTTCTTAACGCCTTCTCATAGAAATCACTATGCACTTGATTCAATACATATGCATAACTACTTAATGATTGCTCAGCCTTGTTCAATTTCACTAAGCATTCTGCTCTATAAAAATTCGCATGAAGCATGAATATTCCATTTGGGAATCCTGCTATATAGTTATCAAAATCTTGAACCGTTTTATCACAGTCTCCGTAGATATATCTATTTTCTGCCGAATGGTATGTAGCTGAATCTAACCTAGATTTAGAAATATCCGCAGAAACACTTGTTAAGTAAGCCGTCCATCCTTCTATATCACTGTTGCCGACGAATATCTTTTCGATTGCTCCGAAAGCGATATTAGCTTCCGGGAACCCCTTGTAATCAATTACAACACGTTTATACAAAGCAAGAGCCTCTGCATCTTTATTATTGTTATAGTCTATAACTGCCATTTTCAATAGCGATTTTTTCACGTAGCTACTGTTAGGGTATTCATTTACAATTTTTGAGAAATACACTCTTGCCTCTTGCGGCTTATCTGTCAACAAAAGACTGCTTGCCAATTGAAACTCAGCATCATCAATCAATTTAGACTTTTCGTATTTGCCTATCAATAATTTTAAAGCTGCGATCTTCTCATCAAATTTCCGTAAAACGCCAAGCCCCATAGACTTCTGAAAGATTGCATATGCTTGATCACCTACTCCGTTAGACAAGGCTAAGTCATAATATTCAACAGCGTTATTATTATCCTTAGATATAAAGTAACTGTCGGCAATTCTCAAATAAGCGTCTGCCAAAATAGTCTGCTCAGTGGAATCTACTTTCTTAACAAATTGTCTAAGTCTTAAGATTGCCGAAGCATAATCTTTCTTTTGAAAAAACGCATACCCTTGGTTGTAATGTGCTTTTACAAATTCAACTGAGCTAGCAGCTCCTGGGACTTGGTAGTACGCCTCGTAAGCAGAAATGCTTTCTTCGTATCTACCCAATTTATAGAATGATTCGGCCTTCCAATAGTGAGCCCGTACGTTAATCGACTTATCTAAAGGAAATCCTAATGCTTTATTAAAATGAACAAGAGCATCTTTAATTTTTACATCATTAAAAAGCTCAACACCCCTATTAAAAGCAAGCATCTGGTAAGCCGTTTGAAGCTGTACATCCTTGTTTTTAACTTTTTCAAGCGACTGTAAAGCAGCGCTATAATTCTTTGTCGTTAAATAAGCATTAACCAAATATTCATATGCTTTAGTTAGCTTTTTAGAATTAGGATACTGCGC
This genomic interval carries:
- a CDS encoding TonB-dependent receptor; translation: MENRFTHILLVGLTLLSSISLFAQGDEATSGLHKGVVYVVEAYKPTITDAKKINDYPSITDSVYIKPDMEYSLLNQKKPINLKVMPINAARIKGEPIAQIYNGYAKIAGGNYSTFLGQANYTTVRDKNYSFGTNLDHLSSRDSETRQFNNSRIDVFGKKFINKQHTLDLGLNYGLDGYQYYRSPSLDIENTVDLNQRYDEIGANAGFKTFHQDSTGLHFGINFDYLNYKSRLSDDIRSTSENIFDITGFVVSPISNSTIARAVITSKTYGLSSFVDSSVNTLFDIKATAVTDKDRLRFEYGFDIFIAQVADESANMKFYPIIKFSYDVFDNIVIPYFNLGGNVTRQGFRGSVLENRFSSPNLRLQNTASMHGELGVKGTVSSNLSYDLQASFAKIDGMAMFVNDTTSRSFDCFNLVYDSITRTSVKLELGYEITDKLRLSQKTIYNSYTMKNISTAWHKPTWDVSLLAEYKLKEKLKVTSELYMLNGLMGRTYELDQEESVDLGTFLDVNLGVEYNYSNRLSAFIHLNNLASKSYQRWYNYPRYKFNVYGGFSYAF
- a CDS encoding tetratricopeptide repeat protein, translating into MAIFDPMLRVVVGAQVALCFLLMIVSIDQVVGQATAVFQSENVDFVKGKNLFDHKKYVAAQKYFEKAMVSYGNQNTLQSQDAELYFAICAYELFNRDGEQLLLEFRNSHPENPDIQYVNFVLGSLKYRNRKFKEALAWFEKVDIFRLTNDQIAECHFKKGYSNLKLRKNDDAKASFFEIKNSDTKYTPLAIYYYGHLSYEDKKYETALIEFRKLAADKNFGKIVPYYITQIYYLQEKFDEVLTYAPALLDTAKPRRSADISRLIADSYYKQSNFKEATPYFEKFLKLTNKITREDYYQMGYSQYKTGKYKDAISNFKKLLYQKDSLTQYALYHAASCYLKLDNKKFAKNAFSASAKMTFDDKIREDALFNFAKLSYESKYNPFREAITAFEDFIAQYPNSKKLTKAYEYLVNAYLTTKNYSAALQSLEKVKNKDVQLQTAYQMLAFNRGVELFNDVKIKDALVHFNKALGFPLDKSINVRAHYWKAESFYKLGRYEESISAYEAYYQVPGAASSVEFVKAHYNQGYAFFQKKDYASAILRLRQFVKKVDSTEQTILADAYLRIADSYFISKDNNNAVEYYDLALSNGVGDQAYAIFQKSMGLGVLRKFDEKIAALKLLIGKYEKSKLIDDAEFQLASSLLLTDKPQEARVYFSKIVNEYPNSSYVKKSLLKMAVIDYNNNKDAEALALYKRVVIDYKGFPEANIAFGAIEKIFVGNSDIEGWTAYLTSVSADISKSRLDSATYHSAENRYIYGDCDKTVQDFDNYIAGFPNGIFMLHANFYRAECLVKLNKAEQSLSSYAYVLNQVHSDFYEKALRRSADINFDLAFYNEANDQYIELEHKAEYNENVLAAKIGQMRAGFKLEKYDVAIALGNLLLGTDKITQELIEECHITIAKSALATDDFSLAMKEFKFTTDHYKTAMGAEAQFNVAYIQFLQKDYDLADSSITQLINQVPSYGYWVSKGLVLLSDIYMVKDDAMNGKYLLESVIENTADSLLLVEAQNKLIAIVEREAKEREKPVVEIIDDVEFEGSDLFDDEEEEEIEIPKKKESPKAVIKEEVIVPVGKAVAPVVIEKKVEEKVEEVKEEVTPKAVIEEKVIVPVEKVVAPIVIEKKVEEKVEEQIKTESVDGE